From the genome of Gracilinanus agilis isolate LMUSP501 chromosome 2, AgileGrace, whole genome shotgun sequence, one region includes:
- the POP4 gene encoding ribonuclease P protein subunit p29, translating into MSSARAGSAAGTERLIYQAFSQEEAKELDIQRHGSRKAEAFLKAFLRRSIPHLTEDKLHDHLHRKAVVLEYLPPKKPKERKRKSKGFSAKQRRELRLFEIKPEEQRYNLFIPLHNLWKQYIRDLCNGLKPDTQPQMIQAKLLKADLHGAIITVTKSKCPSYVGITGILLQEMKHVFKIITKDDKLKVIPKLNCVFTVEIDGFISYIYGSKFQLRSSERSAKKFKAKGTIDL; encoded by the exons ATGTCATCAGCCAGAGCCGGAAGCGCCGCGGGAACGGAGC gCTTGATTTACCAAGCTTTCTCTCAAGAAGAGGCCAAAGAACTTGATATTCAG CGCCATGGATCCCGAAAAGCCGAGGCCTTCCTGAAAGCGTTCCTTAGGCGAAGCATACCCCATCTGACTGAAGACAAACTCCATGACCACCTGCATCGCAAAGCAGTTGTGCTAGAGTACCTTCCCCCAAAGAagcccaaagaaagaaaaagaaaatccaaaggcTTCTCTGCAAAGCAGAGACGAGAGTTGCGTCTCTTTGAAATTAAACCAGAGGAGCAAAG ATACAACCTGTTTATCCCTCTGCATAATCTCTGGAAACAATATATCCGGGACTTGTGCAATGGTCTTAAGCCAGATAC GCAACCACAGATGATTCAAGCCAAGTTATTAAAGGCAGATCTTCATGGTGCTATTATTACAG TCACAAAATCCAAATGCCCCTCTTATGTTGGTATTACGGGAATTCTTCTTCAGGAAATGAAGCATGTCTTCAAAATTATCACCAAAGATGACAAATTAAAAG TTATTCCCAAGTTAAACTGTGTGTTTACTGTTGAGATCGATGGCTTCATTTCCTATATTTATGGGAGCAAGTTCCAACTTCGATCAAGTGAGCGTTCTGCAAAGAAGTTCAAAGCAAAAGGAACAATTGACCTATGA